The proteins below are encoded in one region of Leptotrichia sp. oral taxon 218:
- a CDS encoding B-box zinc finger protein yields the protein MKCFYHHDKDAHAICKNCGKAICSDCSITRKDEAYCPDCFSNLIAYHEKNLSKMRMIYIVSIITAAVVFFMNVEKSFEGALLMAMWFGSIPIGLYYAFRARSPYVAITLEGFGQLLLIRLVVALLFGPIYTLLSVINYLKAAAILRKNKALLEEIISR from the coding sequence ATGAAATGTTTTTATCATCACGATAAAGATGCTCACGCAATATGTAAAAATTGTGGTAAAGCAATTTGTAGTGATTGTTCGATAACTCGAAAAGATGAAGCATATTGTCCAGACTGTTTTAGTAATCTTATTGCCTATCATGAAAAAAACTTATCAAAAATGAGAATGATATACATTGTAAGTATAATTACAGCCGCTGTAGTATTTTTTATGAATGTTGAAAAAAGTTTTGAAGGAGCATTACTTATGGCTATGTGGTTTGGAAGCATTCCAATAGGATTATATTATGCATTTAGGGCACGAAGTCCTTATGTGGCAATTACTCTTGAAGGATTTGGACAGCTACTGTTAATAAGATTAGTAGTAGCACTTTTATTTGGACCAATTTATACATTACTTTCAGTTATTAATTATTTAAAAGCAGCAGCAATACTTCGAAAAAATAAAGCTCTACTTGAAGAAATAATATCTCGTTAA
- a CDS encoding M3 family metallopeptidase, translating into MSGGYCTYIPDYKSPFIFANFNATSHDVDVLTHEAGHAFQVYQSRGYEVPEYLWPTYEACEIHSMSMEFLTWPWMNLFFEEDTEKYKFNHLSEALLFIPYGVTVDEFQHWVYENPEVSPQERREKWLEIEKKYLPTRDYGEIEELKEGIFWFRQGHIFSSPFYYIDYTLAQVCAFQFWIKANENREKAWSEYLNLCKLGGSKPFFELMKSANLKNPFEKGVLSEVVPKIKEYLDSVDDMKL; encoded by the coding sequence ATGAGCGGTGGATACTGCACTTACATTCCAGATTACAAATCACCATTTATTTTTGCAAATTTCAATGCGACTTCGCACGATGTCGATGTTTTGACACATGAAGCTGGACACGCTTTTCAAGTTTATCAAAGTCGTGGCTATGAAGTTCCAGAATATTTGTGGCCAACTTACGAAGCTTGTGAAATTCATTCGATGAGCATGGAATTTTTGACTTGGCCGTGGATGAATTTGTTTTTTGAAGAAGATACTGAAAAATATAAGTTTAATCATTTATCAGAAGCGCTTTTGTTCATTCCATATGGAGTAACTGTGGACGAATTTCAGCACTGGGTTTACGAAAATCCAGAAGTTTCGCCGCAAGAAAGAAGAGAAAAATGGCTTGAAATTGAAAAAAAATATCTTCCAACAAGAGATTATGGTGAAATCGAAGAACTAAAAGAAGGAATTTTCTGGTTTAGACAAGGACATATTTTTTCATCCCCATTTTACTATATAGATTACACTTTAGCGCAAGTTTGCGCATTCCAGTTTTGGATTAAAGCCAATGAAAATAGAGAAAAGGCTTGGAGTGAATATTTAAATTTATGTAAATTAGGAGGAAGCAAACCGTTTTTTGAATTAATGAAGTCGGCAAATTTGAAAAATCCATTTGAAAAAGGTGTATTATCTGAAGTTGTTCCAAAGATAAAAGAATATTTAGACAGCGTTGATGATATGAAATTATAA
- a CDS encoding YARHG domain-containing protein, translated as MKKLSITILILAFMVSCSNQNKDNNAKDTRYQSATYTKPQNPQGATVALNSTDFRVDNDFIYYKGAIFTGKITFDLPQKSGYFFVSNGKLQGETEINYKLTGTKKVQVYEEGKLMQLTQTENNVTTVVDYSDDPASIDNRKIVKVATKYDKNSYSMDFVTLDGEIKKDGKTLKDLEVKEEDYQKYVSGVIGENGGIYKIYYSFDKSTGEVTETQYKLDSKKQKIETLSGIRKLSEINMVLENGMTLFRRIMSDTGESATPAAATPVPGQSGQPAAPAPNATNSANTTNPNPITPSAQSNQNDDDLATLDRVYDEVMHKNNKDILKTFSKQKLGYIRNTLFAKKGYIFTKSREYADYFSKKSWYNGRYNTDEILNPEEKKFVLIIREYEQ; from the coding sequence ATGAAAAAATTATCAATCACAATTCTTATTTTAGCATTTATGGTATCTTGTTCAAACCAAAATAAAGATAATAATGCAAAAGATACTAGATATCAATCAGCTACTTATACAAAGCCGCAAAATCCACAAGGAGCTACGGTTGCATTAAATTCAACTGATTTTAGGGTTGACAACGATTTTATCTATTATAAAGGAGCAATTTTTACAGGAAAAATTACATTTGATCTTCCACAAAAAAGCGGATATTTCTTTGTAAGCAACGGAAAATTGCAAGGGGAAACTGAAATAAATTATAAATTGACTGGAACAAAGAAAGTGCAAGTTTATGAGGAAGGAAAACTTATGCAGCTTACTCAGACTGAAAATAATGTCACAACTGTCGTAGATTATTCTGATGATCCTGCTTCTATTGATAACCGAAAAATTGTAAAAGTTGCTACAAAATATGATAAAAACTCGTATTCAATGGATTTTGTAACTTTGGATGGAGAAATTAAAAAAGATGGAAAAACTTTGAAGGATTTGGAAGTAAAAGAAGAAGATTATCAAAAATATGTAAGCGGAGTAATTGGAGAAAATGGCGGAATTTATAAAATTTACTATAGCTTTGACAAATCAACTGGAGAAGTTACTGAAACACAATATAAACTTGATTCTAAAAAACAAAAAATCGAAACATTGTCTGGAATTAGAAAATTAAGTGAAATTAATATGGTACTTGAAAATGGAATGACTTTATTTAGAAGAATAATGTCAGATACTGGAGAAAGTGCCACTCCTGCTGCTGCAACTCCAGTTCCAGGACAATCAGGACAGCCTGCCGCTCCTGCTCCAAATGCAACAAATTCAGCAAATACAACTAATCCTAATCCAATTACTCCATCAGCGCAGTCTAATCAAAATGACGATGATTTGGCGACATTGGACAGAGTTTACGATGAGGTTATGCATAAAAACAACAAAGACATACTAAAAACTTTTTCAAAACAAAAATTGGGATATATAAGAAATACACTATTTGCAAAAAAGGGATATATATTCACAAAAAGTCGTGAATATGCTGATTATTTTTCTAAAAAAAGTTGGTATAACGGAAGATACAACACAGATGAAATTTTAAATCCAGAAGAGAAAAAATTTGTTCTTATAATAAGAGAATATGAACAATAA
- the radC gene encoding DNA repair protein RadC, with amino-acid sequence MEEILKKDEEKEKGHRKRLREKFLTVGTKGLQDYEILELLLTYTIVRKNCRGIAKELLLKYGDLYSILKQSSEELQKNKNMTERAVVFLKLIFEVIENGLYKKIYNKRIEISSNIKLLNYLSCSLLKRDIEVFKVLFLNSQNELLKEEELFFGTLDRSTVYIRELIKKILNYNAKSIIIVHNHPSGSLKPSDSDIFLTRKIKELFDKIEIQLLDHLIISERGYFSFLEGGIL; translated from the coding sequence ATGGAAGAAATTTTAAAAAAAGATGAAGAAAAAGAAAAAGGACATCGTAAGCGGTTGAGAGAAAAATTTTTGACTGTTGGAACTAAAGGGCTTCAGGATTATGAAATTTTGGAATTGCTCTTGACTTATACAATTGTGCGAAAAAATTGCAGGGGGATTGCTAAAGAATTGCTTTTGAAATATGGAGATTTGTATTCTATTTTGAAGCAATCTAGTGAAGAATTGCAAAAAAATAAAAATATGACGGAAAGAGCTGTTGTTTTTTTGAAATTGATATTTGAAGTAATTGAAAATGGATTGTATAAAAAAATTTATAACAAAAGAATTGAAATATCCAGTAATATTAAATTATTAAACTATTTGAGTTGTTCTCTTTTGAAACGAGATATTGAAGTTTTTAAAGTTTTGTTTTTAAACAGTCAAAATGAATTGTTGAAAGAAGAAGAGTTATTTTTTGGGACTTTGGATAGAAGTACAGTTTATATTAGGGAATTAATAAAAAAGATATTGAATTATAATGCTAAGTCAATAATTATTGTGCATAACCATCCATCTGGATCGTTAAAGCCATCAGATTCAGATATTTTTTTGACAAGAAAGATAAAAGAACTTTTTGACAAGATAGAAATACAGCTTTTGGATCATTTGATAATTAGTGAGCGGGGATATTTCAGTTTTTTAGAAGGTGGAATATTGTGA
- a CDS encoding prolyl oligopeptidase family serine peptidase has product MKKNLSVVILFAALITGILGNGAPKNKRKINVKRVEIREENEKIMNLKNYNGIKKISIFVKGFESGPTVSKIIMKMDDYRITGLDKNDWKVKTNGVERKVTNVYVSDNKGEKAFDTGIVTLELENVFNQKTLKYEGSPFSYNMKKFFNEWAKEYVVEIDGKVTVDGKDYSVNKKEDVINNRVSTDTELFTYRNSFSGNYKNPITKKVENLKLEMAAYEPEILKKGDKKPLIIWLHGQGEGGTDPDIDILGTETSALAKEEIQKYFTTKGTDTKGAFVLAVQSPTYWMDEGDGTNGNGSGVSRYTQILMDTIKEYVKHNPSVDTERIYLAGDSNGGYMTVNMIITYPDYFAAAVPICEAYAYHEYARNADGTYKAKDIEVSAGGENSAASKFEETKKLWVTKEKIQKMKKTPVWFIAAADDGIVTPQKFSLPTYRDLLKAGADNAWYSYYENVIGTDEPNSRFPGHFSWIYFLNNQVEGVQNRDKIRNSKDETTFGFEPSNVGKGGSEKAKLKGKTFENVFEWMNFQKKSKIKIDKNF; this is encoded by the coding sequence ATGAAAAAAAATTTAAGTGTAGTTATTTTATTTGCTGCTCTAATTACTGGCATACTTGGAAATGGTGCGCCAAAAAATAAAAGAAAAATAAATGTTAAAAGAGTTGAAATTAGAGAGGAAAATGAAAAAATTATGAATTTAAAAAATTATAACGGAATAAAAAAAATCAGTATTTTTGTAAAAGGTTTTGAGAGTGGGCCTACTGTGAGTAAAATTATTATGAAAATGGATGATTATCGAATTACAGGGCTTGATAAAAATGACTGGAAAGTTAAGACGAATGGAGTTGAGAGAAAGGTAACTAATGTGTATGTTTCGGATAATAAAGGAGAAAAAGCCTTTGATACTGGGATTGTTACGCTTGAATTGGAAAATGTATTTAATCAGAAAACTTTGAAATATGAAGGTTCTCCATTTTCTTATAACATGAAGAAATTTTTTAATGAATGGGCGAAAGAATATGTTGTAGAAATTGATGGAAAAGTTACTGTTGATGGGAAAGATTATTCAGTTAATAAAAAGGAGGATGTAATTAATAATCGAGTTTCGACTGATACGGAATTGTTCACTTATAGAAATTCTTTTAGTGGAAATTACAAAAATCCGATTACGAAAAAAGTGGAAAATTTGAAATTGGAAATGGCGGCTTATGAGCCAGAAATTTTGAAAAAAGGAGATAAAAAACCATTAATTATTTGGCTTCATGGACAAGGTGAAGGTGGAACAGATCCTGATATTGATATTTTGGGTACAGAAACTTCGGCACTTGCGAAAGAAGAAATTCAAAAATATTTTACTACGAAAGGAACTGATACAAAAGGAGCTTTTGTATTGGCTGTTCAATCGCCTACTTATTGGATGGACGAAGGTGACGGGACAAATGGTAACGGAAGTGGAGTTTCACGATATACGCAAATTTTAATGGATACAATTAAAGAATATGTGAAACATAATCCATCTGTTGATACAGAAAGAATTTATCTTGCTGGAGATTCAAATGGTGGATATATGACAGTAAACATGATAATCACTTATCCAGACTATTTTGCAGCAGCTGTACCAATTTGTGAGGCATATGCTTACCATGAGTATGCTAGAAATGCAGACGGAACTTACAAAGCAAAAGATATTGAAGTTTCTGCAGGTGGAGAAAATAGTGCAGCTTCAAAATTTGAGGAAACTAAAAAATTATGGGTAACAAAAGAAAAAATTCAAAAAATGAAAAAAACACCAGTTTGGTTTATTGCAGCGGCAGATGATGGAATTGTTACACCGCAGAAATTCTCGCTTCCAACATATAGAGATTTATTGAAGGCTGGAGCTGACAATGCTTGGTACTCATATTATGAAAATGTGATTGGAACAGATGAACCCAATTCTAGATTTCCAGGACATTTTTCATGGATATATTTTTTGAATAATCAAGTAGAAGGTGTACAAAATCGAGATAAAATAAGAAATTCTAAAGATGAGACAACTTTTGGGTTTGAACCGAGTAATGTTGGGAAAGGTGGAAGTGAAAAGGCTAAGTTGAAAGGGAAAACATTTGAAAATGTGTTTGAGTGGATGAATTTTCAGAAGAAAAGCAAAATAAAAATAGATAAAAATTTTTAG
- the aroC gene encoding chorismate synthase, with translation MGANFGKNYRISLFGESHGTALGVNIDGVPAGTELDLEFISQEMKRRAPGRSKLTTPRVEKDEFEILSGFFDGRTTGTPLAMIVRNRDQRSKDYSELRRKPRPGHADWSGFNRYDGFNDIRGSGHFSGRITTSIVFAGAIAKQILKSQGILIGAHIKSLYDIEERDFVESDITQENIDKLHGMILPTLEDGIAQKMENAIMKAREEENSLGGIVEVMITGVKPGIGDPFFESIESEISRMIFSVPAVKGIEFGAGFGIAKMTGYEANDEMYFDENGNIKSYTNNNGGIVGGISTGMPISFKVAIKPTPSISKAQKTVNLETKKSDILEVKGRHDPVIVPRAIVVLECATAIVILDRFLEAKKYRL, from the coding sequence ATGGGAGCAAATTTTGGAAAAAATTATAGAATTTCATTGTTTGGAGAATCGCATGGAACGGCATTGGGAGTGAATATTGACGGAGTTCCAGCGGGAACTGAACTAGATTTAGAATTTATCTCGCAGGAAATGAAAAGAAGAGCACCTGGAAGATCAAAATTGACAACGCCTAGAGTGGAAAAAGATGAATTTGAGATTTTGAGTGGATTTTTTGATGGAAGAACGACTGGAACGCCACTTGCGATGATTGTTAGAAATAGGGATCAGAGATCAAAGGATTATAGTGAACTTAGAAGAAAACCAAGACCAGGACATGCTGATTGGAGTGGATTTAATCGATATGATGGGTTTAATGATATTCGTGGAAGTGGGCATTTTTCAGGGAGAATAACGACTTCGATTGTATTTGCTGGTGCGATTGCGAAACAGATTTTGAAAAGTCAAGGAATTTTGATTGGAGCTCATATAAAATCACTTTATGATATTGAAGAAAGAGATTTTGTGGAAAGTGATATTACTCAAGAGAATATTGATAAATTACATGGAATGATTTTGCCGACTTTGGAAGATGGAATAGCTCAAAAGATGGAAAATGCGATAATGAAAGCTAGAGAAGAAGAAAATTCTTTGGGTGGAATTGTGGAAGTGATGATTACAGGGGTGAAACCTGGGATTGGAGATCCGTTTTTTGAATCGATTGAGAGTGAAATTTCAAGAATGATTTTTTCTGTTCCAGCTGTGAAAGGTATTGAATTTGGAGCAGGATTTGGAATTGCTAAGATGACTGGATATGAAGCGAATGACGAGATGTATTTTGATGAAAATGGAAATATAAAATCGTATACGAATAATAATGGAGGAATTGTTGGAGGAATTTCGACTGGGATGCCGATTAGCTTTAAAGTTGCGATAAAACCAACGCCTTCGATTTCAAAGGCACAAAAAACAGTGAATTTAGAAACAAAAAAATCAGATATTTTGGAAGTGAAAGGTCGACATGATCCAGTGATTGTGCCAAGAGCAATTGTTGTATTGGAATGTGCGACTGCGATTGTGATTTTGGATAGATTTTTGGAAGCTAAGAAATATAGATTGTAA
- a CDS encoding AMP-binding protein — MFLQRTDRLALVDFKNRHINYTELINNIKYFSEYVVNLEKDRFGLIIMENRPEWIYGFMAIWDKNSAGIALDANSNPQEILYVLNDANPDIILCSDETQKNIIDAVNQYEFKDKIKIINVDKVKIDEEKLNFIKNLDFELNNPTGDETAAMLYTSGTTGNPKGVMLSFDNLNSEMEGIYEKGIFDYRDQILALLPFHHILPLTATVLLMLKYQTSIVFVEKIASKEIFEALEKNRVTALIGVPRVFKLFYDGVMEQINAKFLTRTIYKIMKNSNSIKLKRKVFAKVHKKFGGHLDFIVVGGAKMDPEISRFYETLGIYALEGYGLTETSPVIAVNSKKERKIGTVGKKLFNVEVKIENEELMVKGPIVMKGYYNKPEKTKEVITEDGWFKTGDLATIDNEGFVTIRGRRNTMIVLSNGKNIDPETLEDRVLKKSDGLIKEIGIFNHKNKLAAIIVPDLLEFRKRNITNTKTYIKNIVEDYNLKAHNYEKILDYKLFENELPKTRVGKTRRFMLPDLYEKGETDKKEKVIEPDNEIYRILKEYVKKNKGIAPQPQENLELEIGMDSLDIVEFFAYIESNFGIRLDEDEFSKMPNLLLLSEYINQKATKIEDNEVDWKKIIDETKPIVDNKNRWVTKILKPLQPIVDLYFRTKKINKKNLTAEPQIFVSNHQSFVDPVVLGTLLPRKILNNTLFLAIDWYFKKGFMKLLVSHGNVILVDINKNIRKSVEEIVGHLKSGKSVLIFPEGARSKDGKVAEFKKVFAIIAKEMDVDIQCLGIKGAFNAYSRYMKFPRPKKIEVAVLEKFKPSGSYDEICKKAQNIIKKYMEN, encoded by the coding sequence ATGTTTTTACAAAGAACGGATAGACTTGCTTTAGTCGATTTTAAAAATAGACATATAAATTATACCGAGCTTATAAATAATATTAAATATTTTTCAGAATATGTAGTAAATTTAGAAAAAGACAGATTTGGACTTATAATTATGGAAAATCGTCCTGAGTGGATTTACGGATTTATGGCTATTTGGGATAAAAATTCGGCAGGAATTGCACTTGATGCGAATAGCAACCCTCAAGAAATTTTGTATGTGTTAAATGACGCAAATCCTGATATTATTTTGTGTTCTGATGAGACTCAAAAAAATATAATTGATGCTGTTAATCAATATGAATTTAAAGATAAAATAAAAATAATTAATGTTGATAAAGTTAAAATTGATGAAGAAAAATTAAATTTTATAAAAAATTTAGATTTTGAGCTAAACAATCCAACTGGAGATGAAACTGCTGCAATGCTCTACACTTCTGGAACGACTGGAAATCCTAAAGGAGTTATGCTCTCATTTGACAACTTAAATTCTGAAATGGAAGGAATTTATGAAAAAGGAATTTTTGACTACCGTGACCAAATTTTGGCACTACTTCCATTTCATCACATTTTGCCACTTACAGCGACTGTGCTTTTGATGTTAAAATATCAGACTTCTATCGTTTTTGTGGAAAAAATTGCAAGTAAAGAGATTTTCGAAGCTCTTGAAAAAAATAGAGTTACAGCGCTAATTGGGGTTCCAAGAGTGTTTAAATTATTTTATGATGGAGTTATGGAGCAAATTAATGCAAAATTTTTAACAAGAACTATTTACAAAATTATGAAAAACTCAAATTCTATAAAATTAAAACGAAAAGTATTCGCAAAAGTTCACAAAAAATTTGGAGGACATTTGGATTTTATCGTCGTTGGTGGAGCAAAAATGGATCCTGAAATTTCAAGATTTTACGAAACTCTGGGAATTTATGCTCTGGAGGGTTACGGACTTACTGAAACTTCGCCAGTTATTGCAGTAAATTCTAAAAAAGAGAGAAAAATTGGAACTGTTGGGAAAAAACTTTTTAATGTCGAAGTAAAGATTGAAAATGAAGAGCTTATGGTAAAAGGACCAATTGTGATGAAAGGTTATTATAATAAGCCGGAAAAAACAAAAGAAGTGATTACTGAAGATGGATGGTTTAAAACAGGGGATTTAGCGACAATTGACAACGAAGGATTTGTCACAATTCGGGGAAGACGAAATACGATGATTGTTTTATCGAATGGTAAAAATATTGATCCTGAAACCCTAGAAGATAGAGTTCTAAAAAAAAGTGACGGACTTATAAAGGAAATCGGAATTTTTAATCATAAAAATAAACTTGCGGCAATAATTGTTCCCGATTTATTGGAATTTAGAAAAAGAAATATTACAAACACAAAAACTTACATAAAAAATATTGTAGAAGACTACAACTTAAAAGCTCATAACTATGAAAAAATACTGGATTATAAACTTTTTGAAAATGAATTGCCAAAAACTCGAGTTGGAAAAACAAGAAGATTTATGTTGCCTGACTTATACGAAAAAGGTGAAACAGATAAAAAAGAAAAAGTAATCGAGCCAGATAACGAAATTTACAGAATTTTAAAAGAATATGTCAAAAAGAATAAAGGAATTGCTCCACAGCCACAAGAAAATCTGGAACTTGAAATTGGAATGGATTCGCTTGACATCGTCGAATTTTTTGCATATATTGAAAGTAACTTTGGAATTAGACTAGATGAAGATGAGTTTTCTAAAATGCCTAATTTACTTTTGCTTTCTGAATATATCAACCAAAAAGCTACAAAAATTGAAGATAATGAAGTTGACTGGAAAAAGATAATTGATGAAACTAAACCGATTGTTGACAATAAAAATCGTTGGGTTACAAAAATTTTAAAACCACTTCAACCAATAGTTGATTTGTATTTTAGGACAAAAAAAATAAATAAAAAAAATCTTACGGCAGAACCTCAAATTTTTGTCTCAAACCATCAAAGTTTTGTTGATCCAGTTGTATTAGGAACTCTGCTTCCACGAAAAATATTAAATAACACTTTATTTTTAGCAATTGACTGGTATTTTAAAAAAGGATTTATGAAACTTCTTGTAAGTCACGGAAATGTTATTTTAGTTGATATAAACAAAAATATAAGAAAAAGTGTGGAAGAAATTGTTGGACATTTAAAAAGCGGTAAAAGTGTGCTTATTTTCCCTGAAGGTGCTAGGTCAAAAGATGGAAAAGTTGCTGAGTTTAAAAAAGTATTTGCGATCATAGCTAAAGAAATGGATGTAGATATTCAGTGCCTAGGTATAAAAGGTGCATTTAACGCATATTCAAGATATATGAAATTTCCAAGACCGAAAAAAATTGAAGTTGCGGTGCTAGAAAAATTTAAACCATCTGGCAGTTATGACGAAATTTGCAAGAAAGCACAAAATATTATAAAAAAATACATGGAAAATTAA
- the ricT gene encoding PSP1 domain-containing protein, whose amino-acid sequence MKIINIKFRKTKKVYPFIINEVENYKKGDYVLVDTIRGEQIGIVLDAVLNQEKILEEKEELKMREVKRKLNESEINKLTELDKKADEAYFICKKIVKRFLPEMNLVIGEYTFDENKLIFYFTAEKRLDFRELVKEVNRTFKKRVEFYQIKVNDEGRILSAFGKYGREIYW is encoded by the coding sequence GTGAAAATAATAAATATAAAATTTAGGAAAACTAAAAAAGTTTATCCGTTTATAATTAATGAAGTGGAAAATTATAAAAAGGGAGATTATGTCTTGGTTGATACCATTCGTGGAGAGCAGATTGGGATTGTTTTGGACGCTGTGTTGAATCAGGAAAAGATTTTGGAGGAAAAAGAAGAACTAAAAATGCGTGAAGTTAAGCGAAAATTGAATGAAAGTGAAATAAATAAACTTACGGAGCTTGATAAAAAGGCAGACGAAGCTTATTTTATATGTAAAAAAATTGTAAAAAGATTTCTTCCTGAAATGAATCTTGTAATTGGCGAGTATACTTTTGATGAAAATAAGCTAATTTTTTATTTTACGGCGGAAAAAAGACTTGATTTTAGGGAATTGGTAAAAGAAGTGAACAGAACTTTTAAAAAGAGAGTGGAGTTTTATCAAATTAAAGTAAATGATGAAGGTCGTATTTTATCAGCATTTGGAAAATATGGAAGAGAGATTTATTGGTAA
- a CDS encoding J domain-containing protein gives MNKQIVRIIQFTINSVLIFVTVTSGILGFLLLIPLAITALISFFAHNWSFFWNFLVIVAILLGVAFSLDTLSFKLPEMFGKFFEEDKDDEKIHQEYENWYSEWFQKEYEKYEHARQEQQKQQGYGAQYSTEDIIEKFEENLKILGLETNSQLSLQNIKKAHRTKAKEYHPDRNPGKDTTVEMQKINAAKEYLDANLEYYLSKKFQN, from the coding sequence ATGAATAAACAAATAGTCAGAATTATTCAGTTTACGATAAATTCAGTCTTAATTTTTGTAACTGTAACTAGTGGAATTCTAGGATTTCTTCTTTTGATTCCTCTTGCAATAACAGCTCTTATAAGTTTTTTTGCTCATAATTGGAGCTTCTTTTGGAATTTTTTGGTTATAGTAGCTATTTTGCTGGGAGTTGCATTTTCTTTAGATACATTAAGTTTTAAACTGCCAGAAATGTTTGGAAAATTTTTTGAAGAAGATAAAGATGATGAAAAAATACATCAAGAATATGAAAATTGGTACAGCGAATGGTTCCAAAAAGAATACGAAAAATATGAGCATGCAAGACAAGAGCAGCAAAAGCAACAAGGATATGGAGCTCAATATTCCACAGAAGATATAATCGAAAAATTTGAAGAAAATTTAAAAATACTTGGATTGGAGACAAATTCACAACTTTCACTTCAAAATATCAAAAAAGCACATAGAACAAAAGCAAAAGAATATCATCCAGATAGAAATCCAGGAAAAGATACAACCGTTGAAATGCAGAAAATTAATGCAGCTAAAGAATATTTAGATGCCAATTTGGAATATTATTTATCTAAAAAATTTCAAAATTAA